CAAATACTGTCTGAAGCTCTCAAAAAACCTTGGGATCCAATGCAGATGGTGGCATGTGTCCAATGGATTTCGTGTCAATTAGTGGTAAAGCAGCAGCAACAAACTGTGGAGGACGAGGGGTCCATGGAGGAGTACCAGAGGAAGGCGGCTGAAACTTATGTTGACTAGACCTATTTTGCTGCCCTAACAGAGGTTGACCAGATTTACCCTTGTTGACTAACAATGGACACTGAGCTTTCCAATGATTTTTCTGTTTGCAGAATGCAGATTCATCGTAAGCAACGCTTGACGTTTGTCGAGAATGGTTAGAGGAAATAGCAAGCACAACAGGAGCGGGAGTAGGAATAGAGGTTGCTTTAAAATCTTTATCCACATGAGACTTGATACGAGTCTCTTCTACAATTAACTCATGGACAACAAAATCCATTGAGGGAAGAGGAGAGCGATGAAGAATGGTTCCACGAAGGCCTTCAAAATCAGAACGCAAGGCCCTCAAGAACTGGACCAAACATTGTTCTTCCCTCATAGCAAGGTAAGACTCAAAATCTTTTAACTTTAGTAAGAGCCAATTGGTCCCACAGATCGGACATAGCGACATAGAAATCTTGAATGCTCTGGTCATTCTGTTGAAGAGCACGCATATCATATTATAACTGATATTGTTTAGTAAAATTGGACTGAGTATACAATATCTCCAAGTGATTCCAAACTTCTTTTGTTGTGTCATATTTAGCCAACTGCATACCAATAGACTGAGTAACAAAGTTATTAATCCAAGTAATGACCTTGGAATTATCAGTCTCCTAAGCATCAAGCAACATATCAAAATTCTTAGTTTGAGGCACTGAGGATTTGGCTTTAGTCCCAGTG
The genomic region above belongs to Lactuca sativa cultivar Salinas chromosome 4, Lsat_Salinas_v11, whole genome shotgun sequence and contains:
- the LOC111918967 gene encoding uncharacterized protein LOC111918967 yields the protein MIPFTQSVLIWMERIIRIRVTLCRNSFVGRICGPMSLGLKPNPQCLKLRILICCLMLRRLIIPRSLLGLITLLLSLLVCSWLNMTQQKKFGITWRYCILSPILLNNISYNMICVLFNRMTRAFKISMSLCPICGTNWLLLKLKDFESYLAMREEQCLVQFLRALRSDFEGLRGTILHRSPLPSMDFVVHELIVEETRIKSHVDKDFKATSIPTPAPVVLAISSNHSRQTSSVAYDESAFCKQKNHWKAQCPLLVNKGKSGQPLLGQQNRSSQHKFQPPSSGTPPWTPRPPQFVAAALPLIDTKSIGHMPPSALDPKVF